From the genome of Perca flavescens isolate YP-PL-M2 chromosome 12, PFLA_1.0, whole genome shotgun sequence, one region includes:
- the LOC114566034 gene encoding neoverrucotoxin subunit alpha, protein MDSKANRTIEVAALGRPFGLGMLYDCREDSLVPGMTLWDRDNLMSNIGERPQHYNDFEIVASESIADKSSALNVKASLKASFLGGLVEVGGSAKYLNDSKTSKNQARVTLKYKATTKVKELSMDHLGRGNVKHPYVFDQGLATHVVTAILYGAQAFFVFDREVSEKEDHQDIQGNLKVMIKKIPCLAIEGEGSLKMEDKDREKVDKFSCRFFGDFSLQKSPTSFQDAVEVYQSLPKLLGANGENAVPMKVWLLPLTILDSNAAKVVRQISTRLVQESQNVLEDFSELEMRYNDALRTTTAQQFPQIGKKIKTFREMCLEFKLEFQRTLAKKLPSIRGGGEEEAGLAEILKKRHSSPFNSKNLNNWMDCREREICMLKSFTNIMKNTKIVPSQNGLHEEILSAQHAVCFVCTSLESAEPYLSALSNYLKQTTDDPQGAHTQDVEKEQWYASTEVAQEMRLEAKLFSDFAEANKENKNIKFLTVGSTNETWKGSSIYLFKEGFTVSENFEPPSKPETVTVSDINHNSVTLKVSPPRFGAEDITSYSVEYCVSEEDGWKKKTASQAEEVKVSDLNPNRVYVQMQSSDLSRCWASQ, encoded by the exons ATGGACTCAAAAGCCAACAGGACGATTGAGGTGGCGGCACTCGGCCGGCCTTTTGGCCTGGGGATGTTGTACGACTGCCGCGAAGACTCACTCGTCCCCG gaATGACACTGTGGGACCGTGATAACCTAATGAGTAATATTGGAGAAAGACCACAACACTACAATGATTTTGAGATAGTTGCATCTGAATCAATTGCAGATAAATCTTCAGCACTAAATGTTAAAGCATCGCTGAAGGCAAGTTTTTTGGGTGGACTAGTAGAGGTTGGAGGATCGGCCAAATACCTGAATGACAGTAAGACTTCCAAAAATCAGGCCAGAGTAACTCTGAAATACAAAGCTACCACAAAGGTCAAGGAACTGTCGATGGATCATCTTGGAAGAGGCAATGTGAAGCATCCGTATGTCTTTGATCAAGGATTAGCAACACATGTAGTCACAGCTATTCTTTATGGGGCACAAGCCTTCTTTGTCTTTGACCGTGAGGTGTCCGAAAAGGAAGATCATCAAGACATTCAGGGCAACTTGAAGGTGATGATCAAGAAGATTCCCTGCTTAGCGATAGAGGGTGAAGGTTCGCTGAAAATGGAAGACAAGGACAGAGAAAAGGTTGACAAATTCTCCTGCAGATTCTTTGGAGACTTTTCACTTCAGAAATCTCCTACATCCTTTCAGGATGCAGTTGAAGTCTACCAAAGCCTCCCAAAATTGTTGGGAGCCAACGGAGAAAATGCCGTACCAATGAAGGTCTGGTTGTTGCCATTAACAATTTTAGATTCTAATGCTGCTAAAGTCGTCCGTCAGATAAGTACAAGATTAGTTCAAGAATCACAAAATGTCCTGGAGGACTTTAGTGAGCTGGAAATGAGGTACAATGATGCACTGAGAACCACCACTGCACAGCAGTTCCCACAGATTGGCAAAAagattaaaacatttagagaaatGTGCTTGGAATTCAAGCTGGAATTCCAACGAACCTTGGCAAAGAAACTTCCGTCAatccgaggaggaggagaagaggaggctgGGCTCGCAGAGATCCTGAAGAAGAGACATTCTTCTCCTTTCAACAGCAAAAACCTGAACAACTGGATGGactgtagagagagagaaatctgCATGTTAAAGTCTTTCACCAACATTATGAAAAACACTAAGATTGTCCCTTCTCAAAATGGTCTTCATGAGGAAATTCTCAGTGCACAACatgctgtgtgttttgtttgcacCTCACTTGAAAGTGCTGAACCGTACCTCTCAGCCTTATCAAACTacttaaaacaaacaacagacgACCCTCAAGGTGCACATACCCAAGATGTAGAGAAGGAACAATGGTACGCCTCAACAGAAGTAGCTCAAGAAATGAGGCTTGAAGCAAAGCTCTTCAGTGACTTTGCAGAGGCCAACAAGGAGAACAAGAACATTAAGTTCCTGACAGTGGGTTCAACAAATGAGACATGGAAAGGTTCAAGCATCTACCTTTTTAAAGAAGGCTTTACTGTCAGTGAGAACTTTGAGCCGCCTTCAAAGCCTGAAACAGTGACAGTAAGTGATATAAACCACAACAGTGTGACGCTGAAGGTTTCTCCACCCAGATTTGGAGCAGAGGACATCACCTCCTACTCTGTTGAGTACTGTGTAAGTGAAGAGGATGGATGGAAAAAGAAGACAGCATCACAGGCTGAAGAAGTCAAAGTGAGCGATCTAAATCCTAACAGAGTATATGTTCAGATGCAGAGCAGTGACCTCAGTAGGTGTTGGGCCAGCCAATGA